A single window of Anopheles moucheti chromosome 2, idAnoMoucSN_F20_07, whole genome shotgun sequence DNA harbors:
- the LOC128298481 gene encoding chondroadherin-like translates to MVSVTAGCVVIVTLACVLAPSFVGGAAAYCPSRCVCDDVKLHVTCGEGELDVLPIALNPAIERLVIKFNRIKAIDSSIQFYSDLTMLDLSYNHLLGIPKSIFMYQRRLLQLHLNNNKISSIGNKTFAGMDELRVLNLRGNFIEEVTQGLFRALPKLEELNLGENQIASLHPEAFDGLTHLRILHLDDNAINVIPTPSFAPLRLLAELYLGLNTLNQIQPGSFEGLQHLRRLDVRGSMLVNLTIDTFRGLENVRSLDVSDNHLLKVPTVALSILTRLEELSIGQNDFEVIPEGAFYGLSNLRKVSISGALNLQRIQSGAFASNTNLDTIVIASNRLLAELDEGAFSGLPHIENVILRDNAIRTFREELLPWKQLRNFDISGNPLVCNCHMRWMKDLLREKLIETEQSRVICQYPERFAGETLREISSELLGCHQRQSKERAVVGVVLVASAASLTTFILVAYRLRHRLVDVLGPNWHNRRNSLKEEKDLEFVKSFPEIEYHQPNFNIYTCNYQQMYHQKPPCPPQFQHHIYETPIPVSDL, encoded by the coding sequence ATGGTGTCAGTGACGGCCGGTTGTGTTGTGATTGTGACGTTGGCGTGTGTTTTGGCGCCATCCTTTGTCGGTGGTGCGGCTGCCTACTGCCCGAgccggtgtgtttgtgacgatgtGAAGCTGCACGTGACGTGCGGCGAAGGCGAGCTGGATGTGCTCCCAATCGCGCTCAATCCCGCCATCGAGCGGCTGGTGATCAAGTTCAATCGCATCAAGGCGATCGATTCGTCGATACAGTTCTACAGCGATCTGACCATGCTTGACCTAAGCTACAACCATCTGTTGGGCATTCCGAAGAGCATCTTCATGTACCAGCGGCGGCTGCTCCAGCTACAcctgaacaacaacaagatcTCGTCGATCGGCAACAAAACGTTCGCCGGCATGGACGAACTGCGGGTGCTCAACCTCCGCGGCAACTTTATCGAGGAGGTGACGCAGGGTTTGTTCCGCGCCCTGCCCAAGCTGGAGGAGTTAAATCTGGGCGAAAACCAGATCGCCTCACTGCATCCGGAAGCATTCGATGGGCTCACCCATCTGCGCATACTGCATCTGGACGATAATGCGATCAACGTGATTCCGACACCCTCGTTTGCGCCGCTGCGCTTGCTGGCCGAGCTGTACCTGGGCCTGAACACGCTCAACCAGATACAGCCCGGTTCGTTCGAGGGTCTGCAACATTTGCGCCGGCTGGATGTGCGCGGTTCGATGCTGGTGAACCTCACGATCGATACGTTTCGTGGTCTGGAGAACGTACGATCCCTGGACGTGTCCGATAATCATCTGCTGAAGGTGCCCACCGTGGCGCTGAGCATTCTGACCCGCCTGGAGGAACTGTCCATCGGACAGAACGACTTCGAGGTGATCCCGGAGGGAGCGTTCTACGGTCTATCCAACCTGCGCAAAGTGTCCATCTCCGGGGCGCTCAACTTGCAGCGCATCCAGTCGGGTGCGTTCGCTTCCAACACCAACCTGGACACGATCGTGATCGCTTCGAACCGTTTGCTGGCGGAGCTGGACGAAGGTGCTTTCTCGGGGCTGCCCCACATCGAGAACGTAATCCTGCGCGATAACGCCATCCGGACGTTCCGCGAGGAGTTGCTACCGTGGAAGCAGCTGCGCAACTTCGACATCTCCGGCAATCCGCTCGTCTGCAACTGTCATATGCGCTGGATGAAGGATTTGTTGCGCGAAAAGCTCATCGAAACGGAGCAGAGCCGGGTGATCTGTCAGTATCCGGAGCGGTTCGCCGGTGAAACATTGCGCGAAATCAGCTCGGAGTTGCTGGGCTGCCATCAGCGCCAATCGAAGGAACGTGCCGTGGTCggggtggtgctggtggcgTCTGCTGCATCGCTAACCACGTTCATTCTGGTGGCGTACCGGTTGCGCCATCGGTTGGTCGATGTGCTCGGACCGAACTGGCACAACCGGCGCAACTCGCTCAAGGAGGAAAAGGATTTGGAGTTTGTGAAATCCTTCCCGGAGATCGAGTACCATCAGCCGAACTTCAACATCTACACCTGCAACTATCAGCAGATGTACCACCAGAAGCCACCGTGTCCACCACAGTTCCAGCACCACATCTACGAAACCCCCATCCCAGTGTCCGATCTGTGA